The Helianthus annuus cultivar XRQ/B chromosome 16, HanXRQr2.0-SUNRISE, whole genome shotgun sequence genome includes a window with the following:
- the LOC110915296 gene encoding equilibrative nucleotide transporter 3, whose protein sequence is MAAMDVVGSNETPVKVEGKRLAILVCWILGFGSLVSWNSMLTIGDYYYALFPDYHPSRVLTLVYQPFALGTMAILAYNESRVDTRKRNIAGYILFFLCTLALILVDLASSGKGGVGNYIAICVFVAGFGVADAHVQGGMVGDLAFMEPEFIQSFFAGLAASGVLTSGLRLMTKGVFDKSSNGLRKGTMLFLAISTFFEFLCILLYAFVFAKLPIVKHYRTKAAREGSKTVASDLAAAGIHTETNGTAGIDAKLPTRLSNKELLLKNIDYALDLFLIYVLTLSIFPGFLYENTGKHQLGSWYPLVLIAMYNVWDLIGRYIPLIKSIKIESRKGLMIAILSRFLFIPAFYFTAKYGDQGWMIMLISLLGLTNGYLTVCVMTVAPKGYTGPEANALGNILVVFLLGGIFAGVALDWLWLIGNGSF, encoded by the exons ATGGCAGCCATGGATGTTGTTGGTTCTAATGAAACTCCGGTGAAAGTTGAG GGGAAGAGGCTTGCAATTTTAGTATGTTGGATTCTTGGATTTGGATCTTTGGTTTCATGGAATAGTATGTTGACTATTGGAGACTACTACTATGCCTTGTTTCCT GATTACCACCCGTCAAGGGTACTTACCCTCGTGTACCAACCGTTCGCTTTAGGAACAATGGCCATACTTGCATATAACGAATCAAGAGTCGATACTAGGAAGCGTAACATTGCAGGATACATATTATTTTTTCTATGCACTCTAGCCCTCATTCTG GTAGATTTAGCCTCGTCTGGTAAGGGAGGGGTCGGAAACTACATCGCCATATGTGTTTTCGTGGCGGGTTTTGGCGTCGCTGATGCTCATGTTCAAGGCGGAATGGTTGGCGATTTGGCCTTCATGGAACCAGAATTCATCCAA TCTTTCTTTGCTGGTTTAGCAGCATCGGGTGTTTTAACCTCTGGATTAAGGCTAATGACAAAAGGCGTGTTTGACAAATCTTCCAATGGCCTACGAAAAGGGACTA TGTTATTTCTTGCAATATCAACATTCTTCGAGTTTTTATGCATTTTGCTCTACGCCTTTGTGTTCGCTAAACTACCGATTGTGAAGCATTATCGCACTAAAGCAGCAAGAGAAGGGTCAAAAACTGTTGCATCGGATCTTGCTGCAGCAGGCATCCATACCGAAACTAATGGAACA GCTGGTATTGATGCTAAGCTTCCCACACGATTGAGCAATAAAGAATTGTTGCTCAAGAACATCGATTACGCGTTAGATTTGTTCTTGATATATGTCCTTACTCTCTCCATTTTCCCTGGATTCTTGTATGAAAATACTGGAAAACACCAGTTGGGCTCATG GTACCCCCTTGTTCTAATCGCAATGTACAATGTTTGGGATCTCATAGGAAGATACATTCCTCTAATTAAATCTATTAAGATAGAATCGCGTAAAGGGTTAATGATTGCTATATTATCGCGTTTCTTGTTCATTCCCGCTTTCTATTTCACTGCAAAATACGGTGATCAGGGATGGATGATTATGCTAATATCCTTGCTTGGATTAACAAATGGTTATCTCACAGTGTGTGTCATGACCGTAGCTCCTAAAGGTTACACG GGTCCAGAGGCGAACGCTTTAGGAAACATATTGGTGGTGTTTCTTCTAGGTGGAATTTTCGCGGGTGTCGCTCTTGATTGGCTGTGGCTAATTGGTAATGGAAGCTTCTGA